From Carnobacterium alterfunditum DSM 5972:
GTGCAGCTAAACTTGTTACTTTATCAAAATCGCCTATTTTTACAGATTCGAATAAATGTCCACCCACACCAACAGCAACGACTCCTGCTTTAAACCATTCTGCCATGCTGTCTATGCTGACACCGCCTGTAGGCATGATATTTAAATAAGGTAAAGGTGCTTTAAATGCCTTGACGATACTCGGACTATAAACACTTCCTGGAAATAATTTAACAATATCGACGCCACTTTTAAGTGCTGTTTCCATCTCAGTAATCGTCATGCACCCTGGTAAGTAGGGAATTTGATAAAGATTGCACATCTCTGCTGTTTTATGATTAAAACTTGGGCTAACAATATATTGCGCACCAGCTATAATGGCTAAGCGTGCCGTTGTTGCGTCTAGCACTGTTCCAGCACCTATGAGAATGCCAGTATCCTCTTTGTAGTAATCAGATAGTTCTTTTATAATTTCATTAGCTTCTGGGACAGTAAAGGTTATTTCTATACTCATGATCCCACCCTTAATGACAGCATGACTCGTTTTCAACACTTCTTCTTTTGTTTCACCTCTTAGAACAGCTATAACTCCTGCTTTTTCTATTCGTTGTAAAATCCTCATTTTTTTCATTTTTTCGATCTCCTTAAAATAGTATCAACATGAAGTAACCGTATTCATTTTATCTTCAACAAAATTATTTAAATCGACTTTTTTTTCATATTAGGAGCTCTTTAGATTTAACTAGTGTATCTTCCTCTAAGTTGATTACTTCTAAAAATAAAAACATAGCTTCTATACGAATGGTATAGAAGCTATGTTCGACGATCTTATTTTAGAATTCTTCCTCTTCGTCATCTTGATCATCTTGATCAGAATATTCAGCTGACCATGTCACGATCCCTCGCTGAGCTTCGTTGATTACAGAAGCGACTGCGTCTTGGATGGAAGAACCAATCATTTGTTGATTGATCGCATCAATAAACATTGGTAAATTGACACCTGCGATCACGTGGACTTTCTTTTGTTGTTCCGCTGTAAGTGAATTCACAGCCAAAACAGCTTGGTTATACAGACTAGCGCCCGCTAGATCCACGAAAATAATGACACCATCATTTTGATCAACTGCTTTGATTGCTTTTAAAAATTTTCCATTTAAATCTTGGACATTATCTTCTTGAAACAGGTTTAGCGTTTTAATATTTTCGGTGCTGCCAATGATCAAATCGGCCGCGCTGACAATACCATTACTCATCTCTCCATGTGTAGCAACGATGATCCCAATCATTTATTATTCCTCCCGACTAGCTGTTTCAAATAAAGTAATACTTCATTCATATTCGTATCACTCAGTTGATTCTGCTTCAAATCGTCTTTACTCAATGTAAAACGATCTTTTTCTTTGGTGGCGCTGATGACGTACACTAAGCGATTATTTGCAATCTCAGACGAAACAACTGTCTCTATTGAGTTGCTAGAAATGGCTAATTTACGATTACTCATCACTTGGTATAATTTTTTTCTTGAACCAATACTATCTAACATATAGACAGTAGCATTGCTTTGGCCCATGACTTTTTCTAAACCGGCATTATTCGTACAACCGGCATCTAGAAAAGCAAATGCTAGTTTTTTATTTCTAAATTGTTTCGTGCTATAAAGCTGCACTAGAACAGAAGATGTATTTCGAATCAAATTGTGCTTATTCGGCCAGCCTCTAGCTACGCTCTTTAAAAAGAAGAAATAGAGAACATAGAATAGAATGCACAGTAGCGAAACCGGGCTTATCAAAGCATTGGTTTGGAATACCGGCATAGCCACTTGCCATGTGAACACTAACCCTACGATGATGTATAAGATAGCCGAAAGAAAAATGAATCTCATCGTATTTTTCTTTCGATCTGCTACATCAAAAAATTGATACGGACCAAGATGAGCTGCTGGAGTATCATAATAAGTGCAAATAATTGTATCTGCTTTTTTTATGTCTCCAACATAAAGATTATTATATTCTACAAGATCTTTCTCATTCAATTTAAAGGTCTCTAGCTCAACATCTGACCTGAATTGACGAATGTCAGCTGTCAAACTTTCTAAAAAACGATCTTTTCGTTTTCGCGTATAACGCTTCCCAAAAATGGAATGATAGCGAACATACCAATCTTCTAATTGTTCATCTTGTTCCATCAATTATCATCCTAACTCATTATAGATTAAATTTTGCCAAAACTTCTTTCAAATTAGTTCTTGGAGCAGATGGTGTTGCTTGGAAATAGATATCTTCCACATGGTACTTTTCATCAAGCTCTTTTAATTTTAACGCATCTTCTCTATTTAGGTAAACGGATTTTGTAACAAAAATATCCTCTTCCCCTTTTTGAGCGATGCCGCCGATATTTATTTCTTTCATTGGAACACCATGTTTCACCAATTCATAAATAACATCAACTGTTTTGGCGATCAAGATACAGCTGTATTCTTTGAACTCGAATTCATCCCAATAGTATTTGCATTTTTCTAGAGTCATAACGACCGTTTTCTTACCTGTACGTCCTCCAGCACTTTTATACAAACTTTTCATAAATTTATCTTTTGCTACAATATCATCCACAACGAATAATGAATTTACTCCGTCACGCCCAGAAAGTGTCAGCATGACTTGTCCATGGATCAAACGCTCATCTATACGCGCTAAATTTACTACTCCCATTGATTTCAACTTCCTTTCTTATGCTTGTTTCGCTTCTTAATTGATTATAAAATTCCTACTGCTGCTAATACGATCAAGATCAATGTTAACCATAACAGTGCTCTCGTAACTTTTAATCCCTTCTTGACATAGTACCAATAAATACCCATAACGGTTGCAAGTGGTAGTATACCTGGCAAGATAGTGTCAAGCGTTTCTTGAATGATAAACGGCCTTCCAGAGATCATGAATTCCAAGGAAGAGGAGACCGTTACATAGTTTCCGGCTAGGATCCCCATCATGAACAACCCTAAAATAGACAACAATTCGATCGCATTTTGAACTCCTGCACTTTCCATTAGTCCTGTAGCACTTTTACCCATGACGAACCCTTGACGAGCAAAGAATAAACCGATCAACACTTGATAAGTGGCAAAAGCGATGAATGGGAATAACGCTCCAGCAGCTGATCCATTTTGAGCCCAAGGAATAGCGATAGCAATAAAAATATATTGGATCGTTCCTGAGTCGATCGAGTCACCAATACCAGATAAGGCACCCATTAGACCGGCCTTAGTATTGTACATTAAGTCATCTGTCATAACAATTTCTTCGTTGTTTTGTTCTTGTTTGGCACGTTCTTGTTCCATTGAAGACATTAAACCGGTTAAGATCCCGCCACCCCATGTTAATTGGGTATTGAAGAACAATAATTGTCTTTTATATGCTGCACGTAAAGCATCATCGTCTTTGTATAGTTTTCGCAAAACAGGCATCATACCGTATAGTAAAGATGGTGCAAGGTAACGCTCAAATGAATGAGGGATCTCATTTGCAAAGTGCCATCTTAAGTAAGCTATCGAAACATCCTTGTTTGTCAGTTCTCCTAGTTCCATTTCTTTAGTGCTCTCAGTAAGCGTTGCTTGTTGTGTGTCAGTCGTCATTTTTAGTGCTCCTTTCGCTCATCGTTTTTTTTAGAAATCATCGTCGTCATCATCATCGGGTCCGTCAACATTATTTGTGCCGTTTGCCGAAGATGCATTTGCAGTATTGTTGCGACTAAGTACGAATATTGCTGCAATCAATGTCCCTACAATTGCATAAGTTACCATTGTAATGCCTATATCCTTGAAGACTACACTGATAAAGTAAGCTAGTAAGAAAAATACCATATAATCGCGACGTCCAATAACATAAATGGTAGTAGCGATCCCGATAGCTGCTAATCCGCCACCAACAACTTCAAGGATGTGTAAGAATACGGTCCCTTCCAAAGTTGCGATAACATCCGCAATGACTGGGGCTCCCCAATACAAAGCACCGAAAACTAATGGTACGAATAAGATGAAAGAAGCAATGACTGGATAAAAAACGATTGAACGAGCAATGGCACCGTGGTCCAATTTTTCGACCGCTCTATCTGTATATCTTCCAATAAATGTATTGATAAAGAAACGGAATTGGTAGAGATAAGATCCTAACAAACCGACTGGAACGGCGACCGCGATTGCAGCCTCAGGCGAAAGATCTCCCAACAAAGCTACTGACACAGCAACGGCTGCAGCAATCGATGGTTCAGAAGGCATTGTACCCCCTGGAGAAAATACCCCCATATAAATCAATTGGATCGCTGCAGTGATGATCATTGCACCTGCAACATCTCCCATTACGATACCAACTATTAAACCGGTCATTAATGGAGAAAAACGTAGTGTTAACGTAGCCCCACCTAAAAATGACCTTGACATGATTGCAGCTACCCAAAGTGCGATAACGAGACTTTGCCATATTGATAATGTTTCCATTTCTTATTACCTCCTTATTTATTGATAAAATTTTCTAAATCGATCAGTGTTGTTGTTAATCGTTCTTCATTTATTTGCAACGGCAACAGATGAACTTTTTGTTTGCTGTCGATCAATTGGACTATGTTTTTTAACGTACTTTCAGACATCGGATACACACCCATCTCTGTTAACGATTTGGGTAACTGCAGCGATTCATAAAATGGGATCAATTCATTGATCGTAGACCATTTTTTTTCTAATGCTAGTTGATAAAAGATACCATATGCTACCTTTTCACCGTGTAAGTATTCATGCACCTCTGGTAGATAAGCCGAGATCGCATCATGGATCGCATGGGCCGCCGTATTTCGCGCATATTTATCGCCCAAGCCGCCAACCAAACCAGCGATGGCAAAAATGATCTCTGAAATATGAATAAATTCAGCTGAGATCGTTTTTGCTTCCATATCCATGATCGCTTTTTCAGCTTCTGCCAGCACTTTTTCTTTGCACATACGAGCAGCAAAACGTGCCATCTGTGGAAAAGGTTCGTCGTTAAACGCTTCTTGCTCTAAAATCAAGTCTGACTCATACCATTTTGCTAGCGTATCAGCAATTCCAGCAATAAAGTAATTGACCGGTGAATCGATCACTAGTGCTGGATCGGTGATCAGGAAAGCGGCTTGTCGCTTGACATGCTCGGATTTCCCTTCTGCTAAACCATTGTCATGATACATGACCGAGAGCGGTGTCCATGGTGCACAATTGCTAGCCATTGTTGGAACGAGGCCGAATTGCGTATTAGTTAAATGACTAGCATATAAAACTAAATCGGATAATTTACCTCCGCCGACTCCGATAACAAAATCGATTTTATTTTTTTCAATAATTTCTGTAATACGGTGACACTCGTTATAACTGCATTCTCCATTATATTGTTCATAGATCATTTTTTTGTCTAGCTGCATCACCTTAGTTAGGTAAGGTTTTGCTTTTTCCCAAGATATGCTGCCATGCACGATCAATATACGACTAGCATCATATTCTTGAAGTAGTTCTGGAATCAGGTCTATCGATCCCTCACTATAACAGTAAAACTGCGGCCCTCCCTTCACATTTAAATCGGTAAGCATTCACAAATCTCCTTCCTAATTCAAGTAAGAACTACTGCTCTGTACGGCTCTATTTGGAAGAAGACCTTGTGTGATCCGCTCACAATCGGCAGCACATTTATTTCCCATTTCTTCAAGACATTCCATCGTGTAAGCCGAAGTATGCGGAGTGATGATAACGCTGTCAAAATCAAGGTAAGAATGATCTGCACGACCGGGTTCAACTTCCAGTACATCGGTCGCAAATCCAGCAACTTTACCTATTTCTAATGCATGGATCAACGCGTCTTCTTCGATCAATGCTCCTCTAGCCGTATTAGATAAGTAGACATTATCTTTCATTTTAGTAAACTCTTCCGTAGAGAGCATATGGTAGTTATCGTCTGTTAGACTTGCACATATACAGATCACATCTGCTCTTTCTAAAAGCTCATCTAGTGCTACTTTTCTTGCACCAAATGCTTCAATTTCCACTTTTTCTTTATTGGGATCGTATGCCAGCACTTCGCAACGGAAACCATAATGAAGGATCTCAGCAACGCGGCTGCCAATATTTCCGATTCCGATAACACCTACTGTTTTCCCACCAAGAGCATGACCGACAAATTGAGCTCGTTCTTCCCATTTGTCTTGCACGACGCTCTGATAAGCTAAGCTGGTTTTTCTCATGACATTCAATAAATTGGTCACATTGTTTTCGGCAACTGCATCCCGTTCGATCAAAGCCGGTACGATCGATACGATCGTGTTGTGTTGCTTAGCTGCCACTAGATCGACATTGTTAAAACCGATGCCATGTCTTGTGATCAATTTTAATTCATCTTTATGATCAAAGAACGTTTGTGTGAAAAAAGGTGTCACGCTGGCAATGATCATATTGAATCCTTTTAATTCTTCGGCTAACGTTTTTCCATCGATAGCACTATCAAAAGTAAATTTTTGCACCTCTCCTATTTGTTGCAAACGTTTTAAATGGTCTGGAAAAATTTTTCCAAAACTACTTGAATTGACGATTGCGATTTTGTTGTGTCCACTCATTTTTAGCGTTCCCCATTTCTCGTAACCTTATGACCGCCGAATTGATTGCGCATAGTTGCTACAACTTTTGCCGAAAAGCTATCATCGATTTTCGATACGTTACGAGCGAATAATGAACTTGCAATAACCGGAACAGGGATATTTAAATCGAGCGCCTCAACGACTGTCCATTTTCCTTCGCCACTGACATCTACGACACCTTTGATATCGTCCAATTTAGGATCACTCTTGAAACTTTCTTCGGTCAGTTCCATCAGCCATGAGCGGATAACCGATCCATGATTCCAAACGGAAGCTACTTTTTCGAAATCGTAATCGTATCTACCAGCATTTAAGATATCGAATCCTTCACCAACAGCTTGCATCATGCCGTATTCGATGCCATTGTGAACCATTTTCAAGTAATGTCCGCTACCGGATTCTCCTGTATAAAGATAACCTTGATCACAAGCTAGTGCAGCAAAAACTGCTTCTGTTTCTTCGAAAACGTCAGCATCTCCGCCAACCATCAGACAAGCTCCAGTTTGAGCCCCTTCCATTCCACCTGATGTACCGCAATCTAGAAAACCGATTCCTTTTTCTTTAGCTAGTTCATAATTTTTCACACTATTCTTGAAATACGAATTTCCTCCGTCTATCAAAATGTCACCTGGGTGCAATTGATTGCTAAGTGTTTCCACTAATGCATTGGTAATTTCTCCTGCAGGTGTACTTAAAAAGATGATTTTTTTTTCTTCTAAGCTTTCTAAAAATTCTTCTTGTGAGTTGGCAATTGCTAAATGACTTTCAGAAGCTTTTTGGCGTGCTGGGATCGAAACATCGTAACCCACAACAGCGATATTACTTTCTTGTAAATTCAAAGCTAAATTCAAACCCATTTTTCCTAAACCTATAATACCTACTTTCAAGTCTTCTCCTCCTCTTTGCTCTTCTCTTTCATAACCCAATTATAACAAATATTTTTTATTTGTAAAGGGCTTTCATAAAAAATATTTTTTACTCAAAAAATGTAGTATACTATTATTAAAGAGGAGTTGAACTTATATGTCCTATAATTATTTAGAAAAATTACTACGACCTTATATGAAAGGTTTTAACGATACTGAGAACATCATCGCCGACCATTTCATTAAACTCGGCAATGAAGTAGTCAATAAAACGCTTTCTAATTTAGCAGATGACACCGGACTTTCTGAAGCTACTATTTTCAAATTTGTTAAAAAAATCGGTTTTGACGGCTTCCCTAATTTCAAAATTTCGGTGGCTTCCAATTTTCGAACGATGGAAGAACGAAAAAACGAGTTAGCGGTCTTTTCTGACATCAGTAAAGAAGATTCTTCGTACACGATCGCCCAAAAGTTGGTTTATTCAAATAAACTCGCACTTGATAACTTAGGTGAATCACTTGATGAAAAGAAAATCAATCAAGCATTAGATTTAATGTATGATTCAAAAACCCTACACTTTTTTGGCCAAGGGGCTTCCTCCGTGATCGCATTAGACAGCTACCACAAATTTTTGCGCACAGGGGTCTACTGCAATTACATTTCTGATTACCATATGCAACTGAGCTACGCTACAAAGCTTGGCCCAAATGATTGTGTCTTTTTATTTTCCCACTCTGGAGAGACGATCGAAACGATTGAAGTGGCGAAAATTTTGTGCGCCAATCATGTCAAAATTATTGTCTTGACCGGTAACCACTACACGGATTTAGTGAAACTTTCGACTGTCGCGTTTATTGTCGATTCAGAAGAATCCGTTTTCCAATCAGAGACACTCACCTCACGAATTCTTTATATGACGATCATTGATATTCTTTATGTGGCCTTGATGTATCATGATGAAGCCAAAAATAAAGAGTCACTAGAGAAGATCCGCAAAGCACTAGTTATTACCAAAAAAAGAAGGCCATTGCGATGACCATTAAAGCAATCGTATGCGATATGGACGGGACGCTGCTTACTTCTGATCATACTATAGCCCCTAAAACGTTCAGTAAATTGATGGAGCTGCAAACTAAAGGCGTCCAATTGATTCTGGCCAGCGGGCGTAGCTATATCCGCTTGTTGCCTGATGCTTTAAAATTGCAGATGGATAAAAATGCTGGCTTGATGATCGATGTCAACGGTACGTCTATCTATCACGTCGAAACCGCTAAACGCGACCGGATCGGGCTATTAGAAGGATCTTTCATTACTGAACTCAATCAGTTCTTCTCGCTCTTTACAGTGGAATTGCAATACAGTCAAGATGATACGATCTTTACTTATTTACCCGATGAGATTTACACCATTAAACAAAATATCCGCGGGGAAATGCGTCTGCCAGATGATTACCCTTGGATGGGCGGGATGTATGGCTGGTTATGCGACACTCGTGACGGTTACCCTAATCAACATATGATTCGCAGTTTGGCAAATACGCCAACTTCTTGCAATAAGATATCCGTCGTCCAAGAGCCTGCTTATATGTCCTTTGTTCGTGACACATTAAAAAATCATCCGATCTACGAGCAATATGAATACGTTTTCTCAGACGAACGTAAGATGGAGATCACGAATAAAGCTATCACCAAAGGAAATGCTTTGGATCGCATTATGGCAAAACAAAACATCCAGCATGATGAAATGGTCGTGTTTGGCGATAGTGAAAACGACATCTCGATGTTCAAAAATAAAAAATATTCGGTTGCTATGGGGAATGCACTTGCCTCCGCAAAGCAACAAGCTAATTACACCACCGATAGTCATAACCATGAAGGGGTCTATCATATGTTGGTTCGTTTAGAAGATCAAGGACTCTTCGAATGAGAAGATAAAAAGTGATACACTTATTTCTTAGTATTAGTGCAATAAAATAAAATTCCTTCTGGAATGGACGGGTTTGCTTGTGGAGAGCCATGAGAGCGCCTGAAGCCTCTCGTCTTACAGGCTTTCAAGCCTCAAACAGAGCATAATCGCTAAGGCTCTAACGCTCTGTAATTCGCATTGAATCTTTGACACGGCTACAAGCAACCCCTATTCCTCCAGAAATTTGGTGTCATCAATTTATCTAACATAAGAATAAAAAGTTGTATAATTTTTGGTTCTACGTCAAATGGTGTGGATATTTAAAAATAAAATTTCTTCTGGAATGGATGGGTTTGCTTGTGGAAAGCCATGAGAGCGCCTGAAGCCTTTGGTGTTATAGGCTTTCAAGCCTCAAACAGAGCGTAATCGCTAGGCTCTAACGCTCTGTAATTCGCATTGAATCTTCGACACGGCTACAAGCAACCCCTATTCCGACAGAAATTTGGTGTCATCAATACTATAAAATCGTTATAAATAAATAACCTGATAACTGCCATTACTAAATAGGTAGTTATCAGGTTATTCTTTTTTTATAAGTATCACTCATCTAGCCATTGGCATTATAAATAGGACTATTACCGAAGAAAATGCGTTAAATTTCATTATGAAATGAAAAAACATCTAGCATGATGAAATACCTTAATAAATCAATTCCACATCCATAGATATGATTATTAAAATTTATAGATACTTCTTCCTGTTTGCGTACTCTAATAAAGAGGAGGCGAAGATTATGATAGTAGTCAAAAATCGAAATAAATCGAGTTACTTGTGTGCTATAGAAGCTTTGGATAAACGAATGGTACTGCCTGATGAAGAAGCTCTTCATTTATTGAATATGCAAAAAGGATTTAAAGGAGAGGTCTTATTTGATTCGCTGTTGGAAGAATTTTTAGACGTGGACGCATTGATCCTGAATGACTTGATGTTCACAGAAAAAGGAAGTACGTTTCAAGTCGATTCATTGATTCTGACCGGAGAAAAAGTTTTATTGTTTGAGGTAAAAAATTATGAAGGGAATTTTCAATTCAAAGCGCATCATCTCTTGACATCTTCCGGCAAAGAAATCGGTAACCCATTAAATCAATTGGATGATACTTCTATCAAGATGCGGCAACTTTTGAGCAAATGGAATGTCAATCTGACGTTTGATCCTACACTCATTTTTGTGAATCCTGCTTTCACGCTGTACAATGCGCCAGCTGGCAGTCCAATCATTTTTCCTACACAAATCAAGGAACACTTTTCCCGAATGAATCGGAATGTCTTACCACTATCGAAAAGGCATCACCATTTTGCGGATAAAATGATAGCAGAAAATCAGGAAGAAGCGGCTTTTCAACGGAAGTTACCGAGTTACACTTACGATCTACTCAAAAAGGGTCTATGGTGTATCGAATGTGACTCTCCCGATTTATCAAATACTCAACGGACTTGTTCTTGCAAAGCTTGCGGATCTAAAGCAACTATCGAAGATACGGTTTCGCGTCAAATAAAGGATTTCAAACTACTGTTTCCTGATTCTAAAGTAACTACCGCTGCTATGTTTGACTGGTTAGGTTCCACTATTTCAATGGAAAGAATCAGGAAGATATTATTAAAAAATCACAAAACTTGCGGAGCCACGTATGGTTCCTATTATGAATAAAAAAAATCTTTTTAAGTTATAGATACTCGTCTGGTGACGAGTATCACCCGATCAATTCCTTTCTATTAACTTTTTTTATTATCATCGCTTAGATTCGGTCGATTCAATTGCGATTCAGCTTTGAGTTACCCGAACTGCGGCTAGTTGCTGCAACTCAAATGAAAAGTGACTAATGAGTTACTCGAACTGAAGCTAGTTGCTGCAACTCAAATAAAAAACGACTAGTGAGTTACTCGAACTGAAGCTAGTTGCCGCAACTCAAATGAAAAGAGCCTTTGAGCTACTCGAACTGAAGCTAGTTACTGCTACTCAAATGAAAAGTGACTAATGAGTTGCACGAACTGAGGCTAGTTACCACTACTCAAATGAAAAGCGACCAATGAGTTGCTCGAACTGAGGCTAGTTGCTGCAACTCAAATGAAAAGCGACCAATGAGTTACTCGAACTGAAGCTAGTTGCTGCTACTCAAATGAAAAGTGACTAATGAGTTGCACGAACTGAGGCTAGTTACTGCTACTCAAATGAAAAACGACTAGTGAGTTACTCGAACCACGGCTAGTTACCGCAACTCAAATGAAAAGCGACCAATGAGTTACTCGAACTGAGGCTAGTTACCACTACTCAAATGAAAAACGCCTAATGAATTACTCGAACTGAGGCTAGTTGCCTCTACTCAATCGGAAAGTGACTAATGAGTTACTCGAACTGAAGCTAGTTACTCTTTCCCAAATAAAATACGCTAAGAAAAGAAAGAGAGCCTCAAGAATGAAGATTCTTGAGGCTTTCTTAGTTTATTAATGAAGTTCTTTCACTGGTACATCCAACCGCTCTTTCAATAATTCGAACCACAACTTATAGCCTTCTCCATTTGGATGGACTTCGTCAGACAGAACATCTCCAATCAATAAATGACGTTCTTCCATTCTAGTTTGCATTAATTGATAAATATCAATAAACGGCCACTGCTGCTCTTTAACATATTCAGCAATTTCATTATTGTATTGGTCATAGGTAACTCGACTGCCCGTTAAATATACATCATTATAAATAGTAGGATTTGCAGTTTGCAAAACAACCAATGTATCTGGCAGCTCCGTTTTGAACGTGTCCATGATCCAGTGGATGTCTGCTTTTGTTTGGTCAATATCCCTTTGCGGATAGCGGTTATTGTTGATCAAACACAATTCAAAAATAATAATATCCGGATCGTCTTTAATGACTGACCTAATTTTATGCCTTGAAATCAGATTTGCTGTACTATAGCCGCTGTAACCATGATTGATTACTTTAGCGTTTATCCCAGCCATCTTGTCAAGATCCGTTTCCAGTAAATTACCCCACACGGATTGTGCTTCAGTCGCACCTTTTCCATAGGTTACACTGCTGCCTAGAACAACGATAGTTACTTCACCATCGCGTTCCGTTACAAATTTTGAACGCTCCACTAAACTTTCATGTTTAAAAGTATCCGATAATTTATAGGTTTCATTCATCTGAGCCAAGGTTCTATTTTCTTTAGTAAACTTGAAGAAGAAAATAAAAACCGCTACCAACACTATGACTATCCCAATTTTCAAATTAGCTCGTTTCATTTAAACGACTCCTCCAACTATTAGTTAATGCAGTATACCATGATTTACTATCCTAAAATAAGGCAACTTTCCGACTATTTTGACGGCTGATTTTAAAAAAAATCATCCTGGTTTAATGCGTGGTTCAAACTGCTGTTTCAAGAAAAATTTTATCAACCTCATTCTTTAACTCAACGTCTATAAGTATTTGCAAGCTTTTTATTTCCTTAGTCACAGTATCTCTTTTTTTTATCTATTACAAATTTATTTTAGTTGTACTCGAGCAGTTTGATAGATCCATGCCGTCACTTCTTCTACGGTCATCTGTTCCAATTGACTCTTAACTTTCTGCATATACTCTTTAAATTGCATATCCTGTTCTCCTCCTATTTGTAAGGTCGGTTTTATCCACTTCTATTTTGTCACATGGGTCGTATTTTGATGTTTAAAGACATTAAAAGCAGCTATTGTATTTATCGGGATAGAAAAAAAACGCTCATTACATCAATTGTAATGAACGCTCTTTTGAATTGCTAAAATGTTTGTCTTTATAACTTTTTAGTTTTGGCAGAGTAGTTAAATCGATTACACGAAATTTTTAGAAGGATAAAAGGTGCTTGTATCCATGTAAAAAAACTGAAAGGAAGTACTGTAGTCACTAATGCCCAAGTGTAACAGGTTTGTAAACTGTTAAAACAACCCTAAGAATTTAGCCTTTTTCACTTTTTGAGGTGTCTTAGTAAAAATAGGTTCACCATTTACCAAGT
This genomic window contains:
- the gnd gene encoding phosphogluconate dehydrogenase (NAD(+)-dependent, decarboxylating); this translates as MKVGIIGLGKMGLNLALNLQESNIAVVGYDVSIPARQKASESHLAIANSQEEFLESLEEKKIIFLSTPAGEITNALVETLSNQLHPGDILIDGGNSYFKNSVKNYELAKEKGIGFLDCGTSGGMEGAQTGACLMVGGDADVFEETEAVFAALACDQGYLYTGESGSGHYLKMVHNGIEYGMMQAVGEGFDILNAGRYDYDFEKVASVWNHGSVIRSWLMELTEESFKSDPKLDDIKGVVDVSGEGKWTVVEALDLNIPVPVIASSLFARNVSKIDDSFSAKVVATMRNQFGGHKVTRNGER
- a CDS encoding MurR/RpiR family transcriptional regulator: MSYNYLEKLLRPYMKGFNDTENIIADHFIKLGNEVVNKTLSNLADDTGLSEATIFKFVKKIGFDGFPNFKISVASNFRTMEERKNELAVFSDISKEDSSYTIAQKLVYSNKLALDNLGESLDEKKINQALDLMYDSKTLHFFGQGASSVIALDSYHKFLRTGVYCNYISDYHMQLSYATKLGPNDCVFLFSHSGETIETIEVAKILCANHVKIIVLTGNHYTDLVKLSTVAFIVDSEESVFQSETLTSRILYMTIIDILYVALMYHDEAKNKESLEKIRKALVITKKRRPLR
- a CDS encoding Cof-type HAD-IIB family hydrolase; translated protein: MDGTLLTSDHTIAPKTFSKLMELQTKGVQLILASGRSYIRLLPDALKLQMDKNAGLMIDVNGTSIYHVETAKRDRIGLLEGSFITELNQFFSLFTVELQYSQDDTIFTYLPDEIYTIKQNIRGEMRLPDDYPWMGGMYGWLCDTRDGYPNQHMIRSLANTPTSCNKISVVQEPAYMSFVRDTLKNHPIYEQYEYVFSDERKMEITNKAITKGNALDRIMAKQNIQHDEMVVFGDSENDISMFKNKKYSVAMGNALASAKQQANYTTDSHNHEGVYHMLVRLEDQGLFE
- a CDS encoding nuclease-related domain-containing protein; its protein translation is MIVVKNRNKSSYLCAIEALDKRMVLPDEEALHLLNMQKGFKGEVLFDSLLEEFLDVDALILNDLMFTEKGSTFQVDSLILTGEKVLLFEVKNYEGNFQFKAHHLLTSSGKEIGNPLNQLDDTSIKMRQLLSKWNVNLTFDPTLIFVNPAFTLYNAPAGSPIIFPTQIKEHFSRMNRNVLPLSKRHHHFADKMIAENQEEAAFQRKLPSYTYDLLKKGLWCIECDSPDLSNTQRTCSCKACGSKATIEDTVSRQIKDFKLLFPDSKVTTAAMFDWLGSTISMERIRKILLKNHKTCGATYGSYYE
- a CDS encoding SGNH/GDSL hydrolase family protein, whose translation is MKRANLKIGIVIVLVAVFIFFFKFTKENRTLAQMNETYKLSDTFKHESLVERSKFVTERDGEVTIVVLGSSVTYGKGATEAQSVWGNLLETDLDKMAGINAKVINHGYSGYSTANLISRHKIRSVIKDDPDIIIFELCLINNNRYPQRDIDQTKADIHWIMDTFKTELPDTLVVLQTANPTIYNDVYLTGSRVTYDQYNNEIAEYVKEQQWPFIDIYQLMQTRMEERHLLIGDVLSDEVHPNGEGYKLWFELLKERLDVPVKELH